From a region of the Haematobia irritans isolate KBUSLIRL chromosome 4, ASM5000362v1, whole genome shotgun sequence genome:
- the LOC142236296 gene encoding uncharacterized protein LOC142236296 — MIRQCKICGKLHPLRFCKRFLAKDVEERRKLARRLNYCFNCLARSHSTNKCTSSTNCKRCGKYHHTILHININQNEKRRPKMKYGNKQGRVTNNPPKTVKTQTLDNSNRCKNRSVTNPKQILDIALWTLEQLSQAL, encoded by the coding sequence ATGATTCGTCAATGCAAGATATGCGGAAAGCTACATCCACTTCGCTTTTGCAAACGATTTTTGGCCAAGGATGTTGAAGAACGTCGAAAATTAGCCCGCCGACTCAACTATTGTTTTAACTGCCTTGCACGTTCGCACTCTACTAATAAATGCACGTCCAGTACCAATTGTAAACGATGTGGTAAATATCACCATACAATACTTCACATAAACATCAATCAGAATGAGAAACGACGACCAAAAATGAAATATGGCAATAAGCAAGGACGAGTCaccaataatccaccaaaaacagTCAAGACACAAACTTTAGATAATTCCAATAGATGTAAGAATCGATCAGTAACCAATCCAAAGCAAATCTTAGACATCGCTTTGTGGACTTTGGAACAATTAAGTCAAgccctttag